One Bombina bombina isolate aBomBom1 chromosome 5, aBomBom1.pri, whole genome shotgun sequence DNA segment encodes these proteins:
- the LOC128659947 gene encoding oocyte zinc finger protein XlCOF6-like, with amino-acid sequence TGEKPFTCTECGKSFREKSSLRKHERIHTGEKPYTCTECGKSFTQMSTLKSHELIHTGEKPFTCTECGKSFTQISSLNNHEMNHTGEKPFTCTGCGKSFTKISDLKKHGRIHTGEKPFTCTECGKSFTEKRNLKTHERIHTGETPFTCTECGKSFTQMDCLKMHERSHTGEKPFTCKECGKSFTQMSSLKKHEKIHTGEKPFTCTECGNSFTQMSDLKNHKRIHTGEKPFTCTECGKSFTHKRNLKTHESIHKGRNLSHV; translated from the coding sequence acaggagaaaagcctttcacatgtactgagtgcggcaaaaGTTTTAGAGAAAAGAGTAGTttgagaaaacatgaaaggattcacacaggagaaaagccttacacatgtacagagtgtggaaaaagctttaCACAAATGAGTACTCTGAAATCCCATGAactgattcacacaggagaaaagcctttcacatgtacagagtgtggaaaaagttttacacaaataagtagtctgaaCAATCATGAAAtgaatcacacaggagaaaagccgttcacatgtacagggtgtggaaaaagttttacaaaaataagtgatctgaaaaagcatggaagaattcacacaggggaaaagcctttcacatgtacagagtgtggaaaaagttttacagaaaagagaaatctgaaaactcatgaaaggattcacacaggagaaacccctttcacatgtacagagtgtgggaaaagttttacacaaatggattgtTTGAAAatgcatgaaaggagtcacacaggagaaaagcctttcacatgtaaagagtgtggaaaaagctttacacaaatgagtagtctgaaaaagcatgaaaagattcacacaggggaaaagcctttcacatgtacagagtgtggaaacagttttacacaaatgagtgatctgaaaaatcataaaaggattCACActggggaaaagcctttcacatgtacagagtgtggaaaaagttttacacataagagaaatctgaaaactcatgaaagtattcacaagggaagaaacctttcacatgtttag